The proteins below come from a single Campylobacter sp. CCUG 57310 genomic window:
- the hypF gene encoding carbamoyltransferase HypF, translating into MKRCVKYEISGLVQGVGFRPFVYNLALKFALFGEVYNDDEGVKLTLYGEDEALAKFDKALIDELPSLARIDEILKFELDNVKFSDFKIIPSKSAKKNAPILPDFALCVDCEREFYDVTNPRYHYPFINCTNCGPRFSIIKSLPYDRMNTTMDKFKMCEFCGSEYKDPTNRRYHAQPISCPNCGPNLSLKDKFGKIVTTRNESVKIAARLIKEGKILAIKGLGGFHLVCDATNEEAVNELRARKHRPKKPFAIMCKNLQNAKKHACISPAEEQILTSNLKPIVVLERKFESNLSTQIAPNLNKIGIFLPYTGVHLLLFEYLKNDIVATSANISGEPIIYNEASLLEKMSDVVDYYLDNDREIYSPSDDSIVFVIGDEPVFLRTSRGVNPNFLYTNFKDKRTILAVGAELKNKFAIYKDGEVMISPYIGDLKNIATYERFCSLIELFAQVYELKFDEIIADLHPHFLNLKWAKEYAAKNAVKVTQIQHHYAHLLSVIFEHSLDIDKKYLGFCFDGTGYGSNDTIWGGEILLINGKQYDRIFHFDEFLLLGGESSIKNIYKIAYSIILKYHLEETADKFLSKFDSRELKNLKTMHDKKINSVTTSSLGRIFDAFGSIILGLDTISYEGEAGMELEALYDENLDVSYKFEIVQNKIEFKDAFAQALKDDKVIAATGFINGLCEVVVKIAMSKRYDVLLSGGVFQNRVFLKKIINILKDNNINYYFNKNLPTNDSSVSIGQLTFALI; encoded by the coding sequence TTGAAGAGATGCGTAAAGTATGAAATTTCAGGTCTTGTTCAAGGGGTCGGATTTCGTCCTTTTGTCTATAATTTAGCTCTTAAATTCGCTCTTTTCGGCGAAGTATATAATGATGACGAAGGCGTTAAATTAACCCTTTATGGCGAAGATGAGGCGTTGGCCAAATTTGATAAAGCATTGATAGATGAGCTTCCTAGCCTAGCCAGGATCGATGAGATTTTAAAATTTGAGCTTGATAATGTTAAATTTAGTGACTTTAAGATAATTCCTTCAAAATCCGCTAAAAAAAATGCGCCTATCTTGCCTGACTTTGCACTTTGTGTTGATTGCGAGCGAGAATTTTATGATGTCACAAATCCTCGCTATCACTATCCTTTTATAAACTGTACTAACTGCGGACCTAGATTTTCAATCATCAAATCACTTCCGTATGATCGCATGAATACGACTATGGATAAGTTTAAGATGTGCGAATTTTGCGGTAGCGAATACAAAGATCCCACCAACAGAAGATATCACGCTCAGCCGATATCTTGCCCAAACTGCGGTCCAAACCTAAGCCTAAAAGATAAATTTGGAAAAATAGTAACAACACGAAACGAAAGTGTAAAAATAGCAGCAAGGCTTATAAAAGAGGGTAAAATTTTAGCTATCAAAGGGCTTGGTGGCTTTCATTTGGTATGTGACGCTACAAACGAAGAAGCGGTAAATGAGCTAAGAGCTAGGAAACACCGCCCTAAAAAGCCTTTTGCTATCATGTGTAAAAATTTGCAAAATGCTAAAAAACACGCATGCATAAGCCCTGCCGAAGAGCAAATTTTAACTTCAAATTTAAAGCCCATAGTAGTTCTTGAAAGAAAATTTGAGTCAAATTTATCAACTCAAATAGCACCAAATCTTAATAAAATAGGTATATTTTTGCCATACACGGGCGTTCATCTTTTGCTATTTGAATACCTAAAAAACGATATTGTAGCGACTTCCGCAAATATTTCAGGCGAGCCTATAATTTATAATGAAGCAAGCTTGCTTGAGAAAATGAGCGATGTGGTTGATTACTATCTTGATAATGACCGCGAAATTTACTCTCCAAGCGATGATAGTATAGTATTTGTTATAGGCGATGAGCCTGTTTTTTTACGAACCAGCAGGGGAGTAAATCCTAATTTTTTGTATACGAATTTTAAAGATAAACGCACTATTTTAGCCGTAGGAGCGGAGTTAAAAAACAAGTTTGCCATATACAAAGATGGCGAAGTAATGATAAGTCCTTATATAGGAGATCTTAAAAATATAGCGACTTATGAGAGGTTTTGCTCTTTAATTGAGCTTTTTGCTCAGGTTTATGAGCTTAAATTCGACGAGATAATAGCCGACTTGCATCCTCATTTTTTAAATTTAAAATGGGCGAAAGAGTATGCGGCTAAAAACGCAGTGAAAGTAACTCAAATTCAGCACCATTATGCTCATTTGCTATCTGTTATTTTTGAGCATAGTCTTGATATAGATAAAAAATATCTCGGTTTTTGTTTTGACGGGACCGGGTATGGAAGTAACGATACGATATGGGGTGGGGAGATTTTACTCATCAATGGCAAACAATATGATAGGATTTTTCATTTTGATGAGTTTTTATTGCTTGGCGGAGAGAGTAGTATTAAAAACATATATAAGATAGCTTACTCGATAATATTAAAATATCACTTGGAGGAAACTGCCGATAAATTTTTAAGCAAATTTGACTCTCGTGAGTTAAAAAATTTAAAAACAATGCATGATAAGAAAATAAACTCTGTTACCACAAGCTCGCTAGGAAGGATATTTGACGCGTTTGGTAGCATTATACTAGGACTTGATACTATAAGTTACGAAGGTGAAGCAGGAATGGAGCTAGAAGCACTTTATGATGAAAATTTAGATGTAAGCTACAAATTTGAAATAGTGCAAAACAAGATAGAATTTAAAGACGCTTTCGCTCAAGCCTTAAAAGATGATAAAGTTATAGCCGCTACAGGCTTTATAAACGGACTTTGTGAAGTGGTTGTTAAAATAGCCATGTCAAAAAGATATGATGTTCTACTTTCAGGTGGGGTCTTTCAAAATAGAGTTTTCTTAAAAAAAATAATTAATATTCTTAAAGATAATAACATAAATTATTATTTCAATAAGAACTTACCTACTAACGATTCTTCCGTATCTATCGGACAATTAACGTTTGCATTAATATAA
- the nikR gene encoding nickel-responsive transcriptional regulator NikR, whose amino-acid sequence MDEIIRFSVSLPKQLLDELDKKVSSQGYASRSEFTRDLIREKIISDSWKNADEELIGVLTLIYTHHQNDLVVKMMNIEHDAEIHITCTTHVHIDHYNCLETLVLRGKAHAIEKFCEKIAGLKGVKFAKLTKAAVPQS is encoded by the coding sequence ATGGATGAAATTATAAGATTCAGTGTTTCTTTGCCGAAACAACTGCTAGATGAACTTGACAAAAAAGTAAGCTCGCAAGGCTATGCGTCCAGAAGTGAATTTACTCGAGATTTGATAAGAGAAAAGATCATTAGCGACAGTTGGAAAAACGCAGATGAAGAGCTTATAGGAGTTCTTACTCTGATATACACTCATCATCAAAACGACCTTGTAGTGAAAATGATGAATATAGAGCATGACGCAGAAATTCATATCACCTGTACGACTCATGTCCATATAGATCATTACAACTGTCTTGAAACGCTAGTATTGCGTGGCAAAGCTCATGCTATAGAGAAATTTTGCGAAAAGATAGCAGGTCTTAAGGGGGTTAAATTCGCAAAGCTTACCAAAGCCGCCGTTCCTCAATCCTAA
- the nhaA gene encoding Na+/H+ antiporter NhaA, with the protein MSSFSFRKFVNHEASSGVLLMFAAVLAIIFQNGFLSDFYNSFLRINMGFSFGEFELKKPLILWVNDGLMSIFFFLLGLELKREIVEGELRNISQVILPVVGAIGGIIVPALIFYSLNYNDAFAVKGWAIPTATDVAFALGIIMILGTRVPASLKIFLVTLAIIDDVCAILIIAIFYSGDLSIISFAVSAVAILGLFALNFFKVNRQAVYLILGIILWVSVLKSGVHATLAGVIAAFFIPIKPDTNGKSMLKDIEHNLHGYIAFFVLPVFAFVNAGISLKGIGVEQLLHPASIGVILGLFVGKQLGVFGFCMIAIKLGFARLPKYSTVLQFYGLSVLTGIGFTMSLFINSLSYNDTYQFAYADKLAILIASFISGLVGYIILYFAGRNRKTVKEKKI; encoded by the coding sequence TTGAGTAGTTTTTCTTTTCGCAAATTTGTAAATCACGAAGCAAGTTCTGGCGTATTATTGATGTTTGCGGCAGTCCTTGCTATCATCTTTCAAAATGGATTTTTAAGCGATTTTTATAACTCTTTTTTGCGTATAAATATGGGATTTTCATTTGGCGAATTTGAGCTTAAAAAGCCTCTTATACTGTGGGTAAACGACGGTCTTATGTCGATATTTTTCTTTCTTTTGGGGCTTGAGCTTAAGCGTGAGATAGTAGAAGGCGAGCTAAGAAACATATCTCAAGTTATCCTGCCCGTAGTAGGAGCCATAGGTGGTATCATCGTGCCCGCGCTTATATTTTATTCACTAAATTACAATGATGCTTTTGCCGTTAAGGGTTGGGCGATACCAACGGCTACGGATGTTGCATTTGCGCTTGGTATTATCATGATTTTAGGTACTAGAGTGCCTGCAAGCCTTAAAATTTTCTTAGTTACGCTTGCGATTATTGATGACGTTTGCGCCATTTTGATAATTGCTATTTTTTACAGCGGCGATCTTTCGATAATTTCTTTTGCTGTTTCTGCAGTGGCTATCCTTGGGCTTTTTGCTCTGAATTTCTTTAAGGTAAATCGACAAGCCGTATATCTTATTTTGGGCATTATACTTTGGGTCAGTGTTCTTAAATCAGGCGTTCATGCTACGCTTGCCGGAGTTATCGCTGCATTTTTTATACCGATTAAGCCCGATACCAACGGCAAATCCATGCTAAAAGATATCGAGCACAACTTGCACGGCTACATAGCGTTTTTTGTTTTGCCGGTTTTTGCCTTTGTAAATGCCGGAATTTCTCTTAAAGGAATAGGCGTAGAGCAACTTCTTCATCCCGCTTCAATTGGCGTTATTTTGGGTCTTTTTGTCGGTAAGCAACTTGGTGTTTTTGGATTTTGTATGATAGCTATCAAGCTTGGATTTGCAAGATTGCCTAAGTATTCAACTGTGCTTCAGTTTTATGGACTTAGCGTGCTTACGGGCATCGGCTTTACGATGAGTTTGTTTATAAATTCGCTTTCTTATAACGATACTTACCAATTTGCTTACGCCGATAAGCTTGCCATCCTTATAGCTTCTTTTATTTCGGGGCTTGTTGGATATATCATACTTTATTTTGCGGGACGAAATAGAAAAACAGTAAAAGAAAAGAAGATATGA
- a CDS encoding DUF2157 domain-containing protein, translating into MNILNKNFLANELVKWQESGLVDRLTAQRIAQSYGIDLQNISDKNSLILKLVAYLFFALSLITLVGANWEEIPRIARLIIVVSVTAFVNLGAFYMLKKGNESQSTALFFLGNFCYGAAIALIAQIYHLGEHMPNGILLWAIGAFAIALSSEKSIITAQALIIALIWFILELELKTLSHGIVIFFALSIFSLLKEESRLLTSALFVGIFIYLVSDITNYYGGSEFWLITSNNLILLSLGYLLLCLGISFALEHFNRFLTAEYLRKASISIGLFTLLFAMTTDSIRYYGYEPQMNDVFIFYKGFYGTMYLAFVCGALALSLIFRRFYTAGLCVVMLILPLVIGYAFEYTDAVYSFLSVLAGVVLIKQDYVKLGLFAIFAVAIVRYIDLIGDYIGASLLFLGFAVTVLVVSRKKRAK; encoded by the coding sequence ATGAATATACTAAATAAAAATTTCCTTGCCAACGAACTTGTAAAGTGGCAAGAAAGCGGACTTGTAGATCGTTTAACCGCACAGCGCATAGCTCAAAGCTATGGAATTGATTTACAAAACATAAGCGATAAAAACAGCCTTATTTTAAAGCTTGTGGCGTATCTGTTCTTTGCGCTTTCTCTCATAACTCTCGTGGGTGCTAATTGGGAAGAGATACCGCGCATAGCTAGGCTTATCATCGTAGTAAGCGTTACCGCTTTTGTAAATTTAGGCGCATTTTATATGCTTAAAAAAGGCAATGAATCTCAAAGTACGGCTCTTTTTTTCTTGGGAAATTTTTGTTATGGTGCGGCTATAGCTCTTATAGCTCAAATTTATCATCTTGGAGAGCATATGCCAAATGGCATTCTTCTTTGGGCTATCGGCGCATTTGCGATCGCACTTTCTTCTGAAAAATCGATAATAACGGCTCAAGCGCTTATCATCGCGCTAATTTGGTTTATTTTAGAGCTTGAGCTTAAAACGCTATCGCACGGCATAGTTATATTTTTTGCTTTATCTATATTTTCACTTTTAAAAGAAGAGTCAAGACTGCTTACTTCAGCGCTTTTTGTAGGGATTTTTATTTACTTGGTTTCAGATATCACCAACTATTACGGAGGAAGTGAATTTTGGCTGATAACTAGCAACAACCTAATCTTGCTATCTCTTGGCTATCTGCTTCTTTGTTTAGGAATTTCTTTTGCTTTGGAGCATTTTAATCGCTTTTTAACGGCAGAGTATTTAAGAAAAGCTTCTATATCAATAGGGCTATTCACGCTGCTTTTTGCAATGACTACAGATAGCATTAGGTATTACGGTTATGAACCTCAAATGAATGATGTCTTTATATTTTACAAGGGTTTTTACGGCACCATGTATCTTGCTTTTGTCTGCGGTGCGCTTGCTTTATCTCTTATATTTAGGCGATTTTATACGGCAGGACTTTGCGTAGTGATGCTTATCTTGCCGCTTGTTATCGGATATGCGTTTGAGTATACCGATGCGGTTTATTCGTTTTTGAGTGTATTGGCGGGTGTGGTTCTTATCAAGCAAGATTATGTCAAGCTTGGACTATTTGCTATTTTTGCAGTGGCTATCGTTAGATATATTGATCTGATAGGCGATTACATAGGCGCTAGTTTGTTATTTTTAGGCTTTGCGGTTACCGTGCTTGTTGTTTCAAGAAAAAAGAGGGCAAAATGA
- a CDS encoding GDYXXLXY domain-containing protein encodes MKFNLIFLAIIFQILALFGMLGYAYAPIYFGKEIKVDVSLYDPRDLLRGNYVSLNYDFSRLQDDLQSENLKGNKIFAILKEGKDGIYKFEKHSFKKPESGVFLAGRIPPYRHSAIFGVEAFFLPIKKALDMERDITQNGAFAIISVMDNGKARVKDIVLKPSIELDLNDGADERNSEPNL; translated from the coding sequence ATGAAATTTAATCTTATTTTTTTAGCCATAATTTTTCAAATTTTAGCTCTTTTTGGCATGCTTGGCTATGCTTACGCTCCGATTTATTTTGGAAAAGAGATTAAAGTAGATGTTAGTTTATATGATCCAAGGGATTTATTGCGTGGAAATTACGTAAGTTTAAATTACGATTTTTCAAGGCTTCAAGATGATTTACAAAGCGAAAATTTAAAAGGAAATAAAATTTTTGCTATCTTAAAAGAAGGTAAAGACGGCATTTATAAATTTGAAAAACATAGCTTTAAAAAGCCCGAAAGTGGAGTATTTTTAGCAGGCAGGATACCGCCTTATAGACATTCGGCTATCTTTGGGGTTGAGGCGTTTTTCTTGCCTATTAAAAAAGCTCTTGATATGGAAAGAGATATCACTCAAAACGGCGCATTTGCGATTATAAGCGTAATGGATAACGGCAAAGCAAGAGTTAAGGATATAGTTTTAAAGCCAAGTATAGAGCTTGATTTAAATGACGGCGCGGACGAGAGAAATTCTGAACCGAATTTATAA
- the hypB gene encoding hydrogenase nickel incorporation protein HypB: protein MCKDCGCSLSGHTHAHTHADGTSHSHSHDHAKDHGHGSNHEHSHAHEHMHTHSDGTTHAHSHDHEGEHGHGSSHEHRHEHAHPALNDSKTVEVITKILSQNDKEAAHNRAHLDEHGILCVNLMSSPGAGKTTLLEATIKSGKFKIGVVEGDLETNQDADRIIAAGAKAHQITTGQSCHLDAFMVHEGLHHLPLNDLDLVFVENVGNLVCPASYDVGSHFNVVLLSVPEGSDKVSKYPVMFRSADLVIITKTSLLPHFDFDVKKVVTEARKLNPKVDIIELDSKTGEGVEKWLKYLKLKKELR from the coding sequence ATGTGTAAAGATTGCGGATGTTCGCTTAGCGGACACACTCACGCCCATACTCATGCTGACGGTACGAGTCATTCTCACTCGCATGATCACGCTAAAGATCACGGTCATGGCTCAAATCATGAGCATAGCCACGCACACGAGCATATGCATACTCATTCAGACGGCACTACTCATGCGCATTCTCACGATCATGAAGGCGAACATGGACACGGATCAAGTCATGAACATCGTCACGAGCATGCCCATCCTGCGCTAAATGACAGTAAAACAGTCGAGGTAATTACGAAAATTTTATCTCAAAATGATAAAGAAGCCGCGCATAACAGAGCTCATCTTGACGAGCATGGAATTTTATGCGTAAATTTGATGAGCAGTCCTGGAGCCGGCAAGACGACTTTACTTGAAGCGACTATAAAAAGCGGTAAATTTAAGATAGGCGTAGTCGAAGGCGATCTTGAAACAAACCAAGATGCCGATCGTATCATAGCTGCAGGAGCAAAAGCTCATCAGATAACCACCGGACAGTCCTGTCACTTGGATGCCTTTATGGTGCATGAGGGGCTTCATCACTTGCCGTTAAACGATCTTGATCTGGTATTTGTAGAAAACGTTGGAAATTTGGTCTGTCCGGCAAGCTATGACGTAGGATCGCACTTTAACGTCGTGCTTCTTTCGGTACCTGAAGGAAGCGATAAGGTATCGAAATACCCTGTGATGTTTCGCTCGGCGGATCTTGTGATAATAACCAAAACTTCGCTTTTACCACACTTTGACTTTGACGTTAAAAAGGTCGTAACCGAAGCTAGAAAGCTAAATCCAAAGGTCGATATCATCGAGCTTGACTCAAAAACGGGCGAAGGTGTAGAGAAGTGGCTTAAGTATCTTAAGCTTAAAAAGGAGCTTAGATAA
- a CDS encoding HypC/HybG/HupF family hydrogenase formation chaperone has translation MCLSIPSKVLEVDENNVALVETLGVQRRVSLDLIGETVEAGEYVLIHVGYAMEKIDTKYALESLEIYRQIAADMASGEIDEEEGDMGLSDMRDKI, from the coding sequence ATGTGCCTGTCTATCCCTTCCAAAGTGCTTGAGGTAGATGAAAACAACGTCGCTTTGGTTGAGACCTTAGGCGTGCAAAGACGCGTTAGCCTTGATCTCATCGGTGAGACCGTGGAAGCTGGCGAATACGTGCTTATCCATGTTGGATACGCAATGGAGAAAATCGACACCAAATACGCGCTAGAAAGCCTTGAAATTTACCGCCAGATAGCAGCCGATATGGCTTCAGGCGAGATAGACGAGGAAGAGGGCGATATGGGACTAAGCGATATGCGAGATAAAATTTGA
- the hypD gene encoding hydrogenase formation protein HypD: MNLINEFRDKNLILALSNLIKKESVKPLNIMEICGGHTHSIMKFGLSQLVGEHINFIHGPGCPVCVMPKSRIDEAIKLASRSDVILCTLADMLRVPGSHTSLQKLRSEGSDIRALYSPLDCIKIATQNPDKNVIFFAIGFETTTPMSANLVQKTVELGIKNLFFHINHITVPAPVKAILEDKDVRIDAFLGPSHVSVITGWGIYEEIASVYKKPIAVSGFEPLDIMDSILNLVRQQNKSTHEIYNEYARVVSKDGNLKAKELINRYFEPCDFEWRGLGNIANSGMKLRDEFSYLDARVKFDCFVESKKESKACICPEILRGRAKPFECKIFGKACTPKSPVGSCMVSSEGACAAYYKYGGITA, translated from the coding sequence TTGAACCTTATAAATGAATTTAGAGATAAAAATCTCATCTTAGCGCTTTCGAATTTGATTAAAAAAGAGAGCGTTAAGCCACTAAATATAATGGAAATTTGCGGCGGACACACCCATAGTATCATGAAATTCGGGCTTTCTCAGCTTGTGGGCGAGCATATAAATTTCATTCACGGTCCGGGCTGTCCCGTTTGCGTCATGCCAAAAAGTCGCATAGATGAGGCTATAAAGCTTGCATCGCGCTCTGACGTGATACTTTGCACGCTTGCGGATATGCTTAGAGTGCCTGGCTCTCACACCAGCCTACAAAAGCTTCGCAGCGAAGGAAGCGATATAAGAGCGCTTTATTCTCCGCTTGATTGTATTAAAATAGCTACGCAAAACCCTGATAAAAACGTGATATTTTTTGCTATCGGATTTGAAACCACTACGCCTATGAGTGCAAATTTGGTTCAAAAAACAGTTGAGCTCGGTATCAAAAACCTATTTTTTCATATCAACCACATCACCGTTCCTGCACCTGTTAAAGCCATACTTGAAGATAAAGACGTAAGGATTGACGCGTTTTTAGGACCAAGTCATGTAAGTGTTATCACGGGCTGGGGAATTTATGAAGAGATAGCAAGTGTGTATAAAAAGCCCATTGCCGTTAGCGGATTTGAGCCGCTTGATATCATGGATAGCATACTGAATTTGGTTCGTCAGCAAAATAAAAGCACGCATGAAATTTACAACGAATACGCTCGCGTGGTAAGTAAAGATGGAAATTTAAAGGCAAAAGAGCTTATAAATCGCTATTTTGAGCCTTGCGATTTTGAGTGGAGAGGGCTTGGCAATATCGCAAATAGCGGTATGAAGCTAAGAGATGAGTTTAGCTATCTTGACGCTAGAGTTAAATTTGACTGCTTTGTTGAGAGCAAAAAAGAGAGCAAAGCCTGTATATGCCCTGAAATTTTGCGCGGGCGAGCTAAGCCGTTTGAGTGTAAAATTTTCGGCAAGGCTTGCACTCCAAAAAGCCCGGTAGGGTCGTGTATGGTTTCAAGCGAAGGAGCTTGTGCAGCGTATTATAAATACGGCGGTATAACGGCTTAA
- the hypE gene encoding hydrogenase expression/formation protein HypE — translation MDKIMLSHGGGGEEMNSLINDLIFKIFDNEILSSSNDSAILDPLGFTSENFLKEPKELSGADDKKSSKKIAFSTDSFVVTPIFFNGGDIGKIAACGTINDLAMVGARAKYLSCSLIIEEGLSLSELEQILTSLAITAKQSGANVVCGDTKVVPRGKCDKIFINTSGIGEMIAQPCELKNLRAGAKILLSGDIGRHGAVILASREELSLEGELKSDCKSLAGVVEALFEAGIRPLCMRDATRGGLCAALNEWAKDSGLDIFIKEENIKVSDEVAGVCELFGFEPYELANEGTFVLAVDEKDEQKALEILRKFDTNANSIGEILSSDKGRVILQNAYGSKRFLEAPKGELLPRIC, via the coding sequence ATGGATAAGATAATGCTAAGCCACGGAGGTGGCGGCGAGGAGATGAATTCTCTTATAAACGATCTGATTTTTAAAATTTTTGATAATGAAATTTTAAGCTCAAGCAACGATAGCGCGATTTTAGATCCGTTAGGCTTTACAAGCGAGAATTTTTTAAAAGAGCCAAAAGAATTAAGCGGGGCTGATGATAAAAAATCTAGTAAAAAGATAGCATTTAGCACCGATAGTTTTGTCGTTACTCCGATATTTTTTAACGGCGGAGATATCGGTAAGATAGCAGCTTGCGGGACGATAAACGATCTTGCTATGGTTGGTGCAAGAGCGAAATATCTTAGCTGCTCGCTTATCATAGAAGAGGGGCTTAGCTTAAGCGAGCTTGAGCAAATTTTAACCTCTCTTGCTATCACCGCAAAGCAAAGCGGCGCAAATGTAGTATGCGGCGATACAAAAGTAGTTCCGCGCGGTAAATGCGATAAAATTTTTATAAACACTTCAGGAATCGGCGAGATGATAGCCCAGCCTTGCGAGCTTAAAAATTTAAGAGCCGGAGCTAAAATTTTGCTTTCAGGTGATATAGGCAGACACGGAGCGGTGATACTTGCAAGCAGAGAAGAGCTTAGTCTTGAGGGCGAGCTTAAGAGTGATTGCAAGAGTCTAGCGGGTGTTGTTGAAGCGCTTTTTGAGGCGGGAATTAGGCCTTTGTGCATGCGAGACGCTACTAGAGGAGGGCTTTGCGCTGCATTAAACGAGTGGGCGAAAGATAGCGGGCTTGATATATTTATAAAAGAAGAAAACATAAAAGTAAGCGATGAAGTAGCAGGTGTGTGCGAGCTGTTTGGATTTGAGCCTTACGAGCTTGCAAATGAAGGAACCTTTGTGCTTGCGGTTGATGAAAAAGACGAGCAAAAAGCGCTTGAAATTTTACGTAAATTTGATACAAACGCAAACTCGATAGGAGAAATTTTAAGCTCCGATAAAGGACGAGTGATACTTCAAAACGCTTACGGCTCAAAGAGATTTTTAGAAGCTCCTAAAGGCGAGCTACTACCTAGAATCTGCTAA
- the hypA gene encoding hydrogenase maturation nickel metallochaperone HypA, which produces MHELSIVQSLVSLCEQNAAKQGAKEITKIEIKVGRLSGVEPHYLESAFDVYKNETICANAELIINLQNVVVECAECEFSGELSENDFTCPNCQGQNLKVIDGEEMYLMRLEMI; this is translated from the coding sequence ATGCATGAGTTAAGTATAGTTCAAAGCCTAGTATCTCTTTGTGAGCAAAACGCAGCTAAGCAGGGCGCAAAAGAGATCACTAAAATCGAGATAAAAGTAGGGCGCTTAAGCGGAGTGGAGCCGCACTATCTTGAAAGCGCCTTTGATGTCTATAAAAACGAAACTATTTGCGCAAACGCCGAGCTTATAATAAACCTTCAAAATGTCGTTGTAGAGTGTGCCGAGTGCGAATTTAGCGGTGAGCTTAGCGAAAACGACTTTACCTGCCCAAATTGCCAAGGACAAAATTTAAAGGTAATTGACGGCGAAGAGATGTATCTCATGCGACTTGAGATGATATAG